The segment GCAGCCGCTTCTCTGCTACATCAGGCCGCTGCTGCTCGGCCGCCGTCAATGTCTTTTTTTAAATCGATAGTTCAAACGACGAACAAAGCGGTCGACGGTTTGATGCGAGATGCAAAGCGGAAGTAATGCCGCGATTTCCTTGGCCGTTCGATCCGGCTGTTCCTCGACAATTCTCACGAGCTCCTCTTCGTGTCCGTGTAGTTTGGGAAGCGGGCCGTGTCTTTGCTCACGAGCACCGATTTGACCTGTTTCACGACGGCGTTGCTTGAGCCTTCGAATCCAAGCGGTCGACACGTCAAACAATTCGGCAACTTCCGTCGTTCCCAACCCTGAATCACAGGCCTTGAGTACACGAATTCTCAAATCCATCGAATAAGCACGCATTTGGCCACCTCCTTGGGCAAAATGTATTAAAGCAAATCCGCTACATCCGACGCTACATCAATTCGAGGTCTGCTCTAGTCGCTCTGGCTGGGGTTGGAACTGAGGTTAAAGGTAGTCAGTTACCCGTTGATCAGCTTTAAGAGGTCTCCGATTGTGCGGTGAGCCTCAATGGGGTGTCGCAACGGTTGTTCCCTCAACACTTGGTAGTGATTCTTTCGCCCTACTTTCTCTCGGCGAATAAAGCCTTCATCCTCCAAATCTTGCACGATCCTTTGCACCCCCCGCTCAGTGATGCCGACGCGCAAAGCTACTTGACGTAATACCAAGTCTGGGTTTGCGGAGAGTGCGATAAGCACGTGTGCGTGATTGGTCAAGAACGTCCAACGACTAGCAGTTTCAACGGAAGCTGGGGATTCCGTCAGTTGAACCGGCGTTTTTGGCTTGGCCATAGTGGCTTCCGAACAAATGAGACACGAATGTCGCAACGCGGAAGAGAATCTCGCAATTTGCGAAAGTGGATTCACGAAGTCAACTTAGCACATCTCAAGCACGATTTACACAGGTTTTCTTGGTTAACAGACATTTTTCTCAAGATTCCCCCCCGAGACATACGAAATCATATTGACGCCTCTAAATTCACGCATTACACTTCGCGTATTCCAATTCGCAAAGTGGAGGTCACGATATGTCTAGTTCACTTGCCTTACTTCTGACGGCTCCCGCAGCCATTCTGCTCACCTTGGCCTGTTTACCCAATTCCTTGGTCAACGCACGGCCGCTAGCGACCCGCAATGCGGTCACTTGGATCGCAGCATTCCAGTTTTTCGTCGCGGTTTGCATTTCCGTGATCCTGGCAACTGGGCGAGTCCGGGCACAGAACGCTGATTTGCTTAGATTCTCCAGCGATACCCCTTTCGCAGTTTCGATTTACTTCGACGGTGTGGCGAGCTTAATGTTGATGCTGGTTAGCTTCCTCGGTTGGGTGATCTGCCAGTATTCACTTCGCTACCTCGATGGCGAAGCGACGCAAGGTAGCTACTTCCGCTGGACAGGATTGACGATCGGTTCCGTCTGTCTGATGGTAGTCGCAGGCAATCTGCTAATGTTTATTGTGGCTTGGGTAACGACCAGCCTTGGCCTTCACCAACTCTTGTTGCACTACGGACAGCGACCAGCAGCTCGACGCGCCGCTTGGACCAAATTTACTACAAGTCGGATTGGTGACGCGGCGTTAATTGTGGCCGCAGTTCTCATCTATGCACAGTTCAGGACACTTGAGTTCGTCGAATTGTTTGCGTTGGTGGGCTCGCTTACGACCGTCACTGTCGAAATGCAAGTTGCCGGATTTCTGTTAGTTCTCGGCGTGATCACTAAATCAGCGCAGTTCCCTTTCCACACTTGGTTACCCCAAACTATGGAAACGCCAACGCCTGTATCAGCACTCATGCACGCAGGCATCGTCAATGCTGGCGGCTACTTAATGATTCGAACCAGCTCCGTAGTAGCGCTGACACCTTGGGCATTAACCACGTTGGCCATCATCGCTGGATTCACCGCATTTTTCGCGGCAGTGGTGATGTTGACCCAATCGAGCGTGAAAAAGTCGCTGGCGTATTCAACAATAGCGCAAATGGGATTCATGTTGTTGCAGTGTGCCCTAGGTGCCTACTCGGCGGCAATGCTGCATATTCTAGCTCATTCCCTCTATAAGGCGCACGCCTTCTTGAGCAGTGGAAGCGTGATCGCAGCCCGGGCAGCAATCACTGGATCACTGTCGTCCACTCACCAAGTCAACTGGTTCAGGTTCGTAGCGAGTGGCGTGGCATTAATCGCGGTCCTGTGGGCTTCCTTAGCTTTGTTCAGATCCAATCCGGTGACCAAGCCCGGTGGACTTTTGCTAGGAGGAATCTTGTGCCTAGCACTGCACCAGTGGATTGGTCAAGTGATGCGCGGTGGCCATCAGATACAGTGGCTTCGGGCGCTGGCTGTCGCTGGCGGGCTGTGCCTGCTCTATTCGGCTAGCTTCGCGACCATCGACTCGATCATCTCCGCAAGTTTGCCGGTCGCCGGTGTTCCGCAGATGCTCTGGTTAGTCGCGAGCTTCGTGGCAACAGGTTTCCTTGGACTGCTGGTGCTACAAGCGGCTTTGGTCAGTGGACGAGAATCGGCCATTCTGAACAGGTACTACATTCATGCATCGAATGGCTTCTATTTGGAAAGCACTCTGCGACGCGTGTTTGGAAGCTTGCTTAACACTTAATACACACCAACCCCTGAAACTCAGACGATTGCCGCTGGCAGGTTACAAGGACAACGGACTGCGGCTACTAACGCCGTCGGTTCAACTCGGCTACCCCACGTACGATCGATGCCCAAGATTTTGCAGACAGTAATTCCACAGAGGAGCCAATCCATGTCAGTTTTGCAAGCCTCATCCAAAGTTAATCATCTCTCGATCGCGCGAGACAACTTCCTTCCTCCGAACTTCGAATCGTTTCAGGACCCTAGCCAGTTGGAGGAAGCGCTGGCAGAAGTCACCCAAGTCATTGCGCCCGTATGGCCGCTACAAGATTACGTCGCAGTCAATCCTTACGCGGGAATCTCGCACCGCTCGTTCCTGGACGCTCGGGCCTACTTGAAAGCCTTCTCGGACTGCGAAACACTCATGCCGATCGAACACTATGCGGCCGAGTACCATCATGGCCGCCTGACACAGGAAGATATCCAGTCGGCAATCAACGAATTGGCGGCGACTGGAGTGTCGCCACCTTTAACGGCGAATCAAATTGCTCAAAACTTGATGTCCATCGGCCTCGTCGACACATCTCGCGATCTTTCAGCAAGTACACCTAACGATGATCGACCGATTCGAACGATTGCGGAGACCATCAACAAATGGATGGGACAGGACATTGATTGGCATGAAGCAATCGTGGCAGAAATCTCGAAGCACTGCGCAGCTCATTACGATCAAAGTCAGGCAGTTTGGGCCAGTCCCTACAAGCACCTGTCGCTCTACGAAGCCTGGCGGAAGGTAGCCGAGCACGATTGTAATATCGAAATCTTAGGCCTGACCGACTTCCGGAAGTTTGTCGCTTGCTTGCCGCACACGCCTGAAGCCTGCATCGCTTACGCGTTGAAAGAATTGAGCGTTCCGCAACCGCTTTGGTCAACTTTCCTACTTTGCCAAGCGTTCTCAATTCCAGGTTGGAGTGCATGGGCCAAATACCAAACGAGTTGGGCTGAAAATTCCAGACCCGAAAAGAATGATCTAGTCTGCCTGCTAGCGATTCGCCTGGCGTACGACGTAGCGCTCGCTGAGGCAAAGTCTGTTAGTGTGAATTGGAGTTCTTATGTGGACATGGCAGCTTCTTCATTCAAGCTGCCCCAGGAAGCTCTGGGCAGCGACTCGAAAATTCGCTTCATCTTGCTTCGCGCCAGCGAGATCGCTCACCGCAATAGCTTGCTCAAAGCAATGTCGTTTTCCGAAGGTCGCTCGTCTCGAACCGAAGACCGAAAACTGGCACAGTTGGTCTTCTGTATCGACGTCCGGTCAGAACGAATTCGTCGACAACTGGAGGCCCAGTCCCAAGATATCGAGACATTTGGATTCGCAGGCTTCTTCGGCATGGCTTTCGAATACGCGACTCTTGGGCAGCCGTCGGGCAACTTACAACTACCTGTGCTCTTGAAGCCGCAATTCAAAGTGCATGAATGCGTTCACGAAGCAGACGCTGCCCATGAATGTGCCGCCATCAACAAGCGCGAGCAGGCACGAACCTGGCGAGCGTTATGGAAAAGTTTTCAGGCCTCGGCTGTGGGTTGCTTCTCATTTGTCGAAACAACCGGTTTGTTGGTCGGCTTGAAATTGCTAACTCGAGTTGCTGGTTACAACCCGAAGCGGAGCGATGCCAAGTATGACGGTTTGGGCAGGGCGGATCATTCGCGGCTGGGACCGACGTTGCGTGGCCTCAATCATCAGGGCATTACCACGTCGCGACAGGCGGATTTGGCAGAAGGAATGTTGCGAAACTTGGGTCTCACCAAGAATTTTGCCAGAATCGTCGTGTTCTGTGGCCATGCCTGTCAGACGGACAATAACCCGCTGGCAGCCGGCTTGGATTGTGGCGCATGTGGCGGGCATTCCGGCGAACCCAACGCACGGTTCGCAGCCATGCTACTCAATCAGCCATATATTCGCCAAGCGATGGCAGATCGAGGTATCGATATCCCTGCGGACACCCATTTTGTAGGTGCTCTGCATAATACCACCACGGACCGAATCGAGTTTTTTGATACCCAAATGGTGCCGACTAGCCAGCAGGACGCGTTGCAACAACTCAAAACTAGCTGTGCGATCGCTACTCGCCAGACACAGTTGGAGCGAATGCCGATTGTATCGAGTAGCTCACCCAACGCTTTGCTCAGGCGAGCGACAGATTGGTCTGAGGTGCGACCCGAATGGGGCTTGGCTGGTAATGCGTCGTTCATCGTGGCACCTCGATCGATGACGCAGAAAGCTAACTTGGAAGCGCGTTCGTTCCTGCATAGTTACGACTACACGCAAGACACCCAAGGCAGAGTCTTAGAAACAATCATGACGGCACCGATGATCGTGGCGAACTGGATCAACATGCAGTACTATGCTTCGACTGTAGACAATTGTCATTTTGGTAGCGGCACAAAAACAGTTCACAATGTCGTAGGCGGATTCGGCATTCTGTCGGGTAATGGCGGCGATTTGATGACGGGCTTGCCATGGCAATCACTGCACACTGGCAAACAGTTCCAGCACTTGCCGATGCGTTTGCAAGTCGTCATCAATGCACCTCGCGAGATGATTGATCGAATCATCGCCAAGCATCAACTCGTGGCCGATCTGTTGACGGGTGGCTGGTTGCACTTGGTAGCGATCGAAGAGCAGACCACCTATCGCTACACTCTAGCCGGAAAGTGGGAGTCTTTGCATCTAGCTCCGTCGCCAAGCCATGAAGGAGTATCGGTATGACGGTCGCCAGTCAGGGCGGGAGTGTGGACGCTGCCAACGTCCATTGCCAAGACATCCACCAGCGGGCTGTCAGTCACCATGCTCAGCGTTCATCGCATCTCAAGCGACTTGAAGCTGAGAGCATTCACATCCTGCGCGAAGTGGTTGCTGAGTTCGACAATCCGGTGATGCTGTATTCGATTGGCAAAGATTCTTCGGTGATTTTGCATTTAGCTCGAAAGGCTTATTATCCCAGCAAGATACCGTTTCCGCTGCTGCATATCGATTCGACTTGGGAGTTCCGCGAGATGATCGAATTCCGCGAGCAATTCGCTCGCCAGCGGCTTGGCTTAGACGTTATTGCGTATGTCAATCAACAAGGGGTCCGCGATGGTATCAACCCCTTCGATCATGGCCGAGTCTACACGGAAATCATGCGAACACAGCCACTAAAACAGTCCTTAACTGAATACAAATTCGATGCAGCTATTGGTGGCGGTCGTCGCGATGAAGAGAAATCTCGCGCCAAGGAACGTATTTTCTCTTTTCGCGACCGAAATCATCGCTGGGACCCACGTAACCAGCGGCCGGAACTTTGGAACATTTTCAATACCTGGAAGCACTTCGGAGAAAGTCTGAGAGTCTTCCCGTTGTCGAATTGGACCGAGCTGGATGTCTGGCAATACATCTTGCAAGAAAGTATCCCCATTGTGCCATTGTACTTTGCCAAACCGCGCCCAGTGGTGCGGCGCGGCGGTGACTTGATTGTTGTCGACGATGCTCGCATGCGCTTGGAAGTTGGCGAAACGCCCACGTTAATGAAAGTGCGCTTTCGAACTTTGGGCTGTTACCCTGTGACCGGTGCGGTCGAATCAGAAGCTGAAACCATTGAAGACATCGTTTATGAGATGTTGACTACCAGAGTCTCCGAACGCCAAGGGCGGGCCATCGATCGTGATGAAGCCGCAGCCATGGAACGCAAGAAACGCGATGGCTACTTTTGATTTGAACGGCGTTTAATAAGCATTAACAGCATGAATGCGGCTCAATGAACATCATCAACGAAACGAACATCGATACCTATTTGGCTCGGCATAATGCCAAAGATCTATTGCGGTTTATCACCTGCGGCAATGTAGACGATGGCAAAAGCACCCTAATCGGTAGATTGCTGCTGGAAGCCGGCGCGATTTACGACGATCAGATCGCTGCCTTGCAGTGCGACTCCGAGAAACACGGTACTGTCGGCAAACGCATCGATACAGCTTTATTGCTCGATGGTTTGGAAGACGAACGCCAACAGGGAATTACCATCGATGTCGCCTATCGCTATTTCACCACGCCCCAGCGAAAATTCATTATCGCTGATACGCCGGGCCATGAGCAATTCACTCGCAACATGGCAACCGGCGCTTCGACTGCAGACTTAGCAATAATCCTCGTTGACGCTACCAAAGGCATCTCCACACAAACGCGCCGCCATGCGTTTATCGTTTCGTTACTGGGGATCAGACACATCATCTTGGCTGTCAATAAAATGGATCTTGTCGGATATGACCAAGATGTATTTACCAAGATTAAAGAAGAGTTCGATCGCTTCGCCCAAGTCTTGTCGCTCGATCAAGTGTGCGCCATACCACTTTCCGCGCTCGAAGGCGACAATATCATCCAGGCCAGCCCGCGCACCCAATGGTACAGCGGACCAGCGCTACTTGAGCAACTAGATTCTGTCCAAGTCGACTCGAATCGCCATTCCAATGCATTGCGTTTTCCGATTCAGTGGGTGAACCGGCCCGATTCCAGCTTTCGAGGCTTTAGCGGTACGATCGCTTCGGGCCGTTTGTGCGTTGGCGATCAGGTCACCGTGTTGCCTTCGCGCAAGACTGCCCGAGTAAGTTCAATTGTGACCATGGACGGACAGCTTGACGAAGCAGTCGCTGCGGATTCGATCACTGTAACTCTAGACTGTGAAATCGATGTCACTCGAGGCGATATGCTGGTCGGTGCAGAAATGCAGCCAACAGTCAGTCGTCGTGGCGAGGCGAACCTTGTGTGGATGACAGAACAACCGTTGGTTCCCGGAAAATCTTATTGGTTCAAGCAAACAACACGTCGCACTTCATGCGAAATTTCAGCAGTCCGCTACCGCACAGACGTCAATACATTCCAGCGGAGCAGCGCATCTTCTCTGTCGCTGAATGAAATCGGGCGATGCGAAATCAAGTTGCATGATCCGGTGATGTTTGACCCGTACTCAGCCAACCTCGGGACGGGCAGCTTCATTTTGGTCGATCGGATTTCTCACGAAACGGTTGCCGCAGGTATGTTCTGTGACGCCAGTGGAGATCCATCGACATCCGGCCATTGGGATGACGAGTCCGTGCTGCTGGCACCACGACCTGCCTGTAGTCACATTTCGAATAGTGCCCGCTGCTCACGCTACGGACAAAAACCACTTACAATTCTCATCACCGGCTTGAGTAGCTCGGGTAAAACGAGCGTCGCCATGGCACTCGAAGTGCGGTTATTCAGAGAGCGGCTGACTTGCATAGTTGTGGATGGACAAAGCCTGCGACTGGGGATAAGTCGCGATCTGGGATTCACGGCTGAGGAGCGTTCCGAGAATCTACGTCGAGCCGCCGAAATAGCAAAACTGATCAACGATGCAGGACAAATCTGCATAGCGGCCTTCGTTGCCCCAAGCGTCTGGGTACGCAACAAGGCTCGAGAGCTAATTGGGGCGGAGCGATTCTTCCACGTGTTTTTGTCGACGGCACCCGAAGTCTGTCGCAGTCGTGATCATACCGGTCAGTACAAGGCGGCTGATAGGGGCGAAATCAGCAGCTTCCCTGGCGTCACATTTAACTACGAAACTCCCACCGACGCAGATTTGGTTTTTGATACCGAAAACATGACTGCAGAACAAGTTGCTGAGGAGATCCTGGCAAGAATCAAAACTCGCATTACCTGTTAACCTGAGCGCTCACGGTCACCGCGAGTCTATTTCAGCTGGTGATCGACGAATTGGCCGACGCCATGTGTTTCTCCACGGGCAGCCCAGCCTGACCGACATTCGCTGTCATGAGCGACTCGGAGGCTTGCTCAAGAGCTACTCTCGCAAGGCTGCTTAGACTAGGCCATTCTCGTGCTTTGGTTCATTGGCTAGCCACTTCTCATCGGAGAAACTCTGTGCTGGTCTCTCTGCATTTCACTCTGTCAATGCTTTTGGCAGGACCATTTGCGTTTTCTGAGAGTATCTGATTCCAAATGAGTTATTTCTTGCTCGCCATCAAACCGCCAATTTGCTGGAGCGAGGTTTTTGCCCAGGGCTCAAAAGGATGAAACCCTTCTGAGCAAGAATCTAATGAACAAAATCGGCAAATACTCACAACATCTCTCTTAATCCTTCGTAAGATGGCTTCTGTCGCTATTTGCCCCGTAGCAGTTCTTGAGCCTCCTCGTTGCCCGAGTACCGCAACTCTTCTGGGGCTATAATTGCGTTGTCGTTCAACCAGTCCAATCCTTTTTTATACCAGCTGTGAGCCTCTGCCAGTTCTTCCAGTTGCCAGTGGCCCATGGCCAGGAAGAAGGCGTTGTAGCCGAGGGGAGTTCCGCCGGACTCGACAGATCGATTCAGTGCTTCAATGGCCTGCTGCCAGTTGCCAGCACGATAGTGGGCTACTCCCAGGGTGTTGAAGTAGGTTCCCTGGGGGTCGAGCTTCACGGCCTGCTCAGCCAGTTCCACTGCCTCCTGAGGATCTCGCAGCGATTCGTCTTCGACTGTGACCAACTGCCAGGCCAAATTGTTGAGTTCACCAGCGCTGACCTGCGGCGATCCTTGAATGACGCTTTTTCTTAACTGAATCGACTCTTGAGACTGTCCCAGCTTTTGGAGACTGGATGCCAAAGCCAGTTTCAGGCCAGTATCGCTGGGATCCTTTTCAAGGCCAGCCCGATAGGCGGTTTCCGCATTTTGGAATTCACCCAGCCGCATCCAACTGTTGCCCATAATTTGGTAGCTTCGCAGGTACTTCGGGTTCGCATCAACGGCTTGTTGACAGTGATGAATAGCCTTTTGCAAGTTGCCTTCAGCGGCAAGAGCGACAGCCAAATTGGTATGGGCTAAGACCGACTTCGGATCAAACTCAAGTTCGCTTTGATACATCTCGTTAGCCTTTTTCAGATCACCCATTCGAGCGTAGATGACCCCCATCATATTGGCAATGTTTCCTCGACGGGGAGTGATGTCCTTCAAACGATGACAGACTTTCAGTGCTAGCTCGTAGTGAGCTAGTCGAATGAAGGTGTGTGATAAGCTGTCCAGCGTCTCCGATGGTAGCTGCATTTCCTGCAGGGAATCGACGATAAAAGCCAGTTGGTCATTTTTTTCTTGAGAAGCCATCACTTGAATTCCGTCGCTTAAAGATCGATTGAACTCGGCTAGCACCGGATGTTGCGCATCCAGCTCCCGCAAGCGCGTTATGCAATCACCTACCAAGCGAGGATAATCCGGCTGATCAGCCAATTGGGCAATGGGAATTGACCGCAAGAGGGCTGCGTAGCCGCTGCTATGGTCCGGGCGAAGCGCGATGGCCGCAGTAGCATGTCGCATCGCCTGGACATGTTGAGGCACCAAGTCAGACAGCAAAGCTTCGACCAGGGCAAGTCGCGACCAATAATCCGAAGGAGCCCGGTGAACAGTTCGCTCGAGGATTTTTAATGCCGAGCCGTAGATATCCGGCAATAACTCATCACCTGTGACTGACACGCGAAATCGACTGAGGTTTTCACCGCCTGAACCAATACCACCGGTTGAAATCAGCACCTTTACTGACTGATCCGTTGACACCTGGATGGGGTCAAAACCCAGAACGATCCTTGCAGGTAATGTAGGACTGTTCAGTAATGCAAAAGTTTTTTCGCTGCCGTCGATAGCATCTTTTAGCGACTGCGAATGGGGATGGTCGGATACGACGAACTTTGGGGACAACGACCTGGTCGACCCATCTGCGTTGACGATTCGAACGGATATTTCACGAAAGCAAACGCTCATGTTTATTCTTGCCCAATGCCTTCTGGGCTTGTCAAGAGTAGTGATTAAGTCCAGCTTGACACCCGAGAATCGTGGTAAACCAAGCGAACCCTCGATTAGTAACAGCTCGCTGTCAGGGTTAGGTCCGCTGACTACGATGGAACCACTGCGCTGCAACTCTGGGATTGAACCATGCGTTGATTCTACTTTCACGTTTTCCATCGAGATCCAGCGAACGTCTTTAGGTAGTGCTTCTATCAAGGTTCTACCTTCGAAATGAACCAAATTGCTCGCGAGTTGTGTTAGGAGCTGAACAGGTTGTCGATCGAGTTCCTCCAGATCGGAGATACGTTTAGTAAGCGCGATCAAATCGGCGTTTTTTAGATCCTGTCTTACCATCTGACGCCAAGGATCTGCGTCCGCAACACTTAGAATTACAGACAGTCCTTCTCGCGTGAGAGTGGAGGATGGCGAAGTTCCGGTGGCTGACCAGCGAAAGCGGCCCAAGTTTTCGTATTGCCATCGGTCGCGGGCTCGATCCCCGTGGGAAATCCAAATTCGAAATCCATGGGGACTTCGAGCAGCTTCGGCGGTCTGAAACACCGCCACATGGGGCCGCCCGCCCCCATATCCAATATGCCAGCGGCTGACTTCAATCGGTCTTCGAGCCTCGGAATAGTCGGCAGTGGCCGAACAGAACGACAGTTGTTGTCTGGCCCCAAGATTATCGCGAGGAGCAAATTTGACCTCTAGTGTATGCATCCCGAACATACCATCGTCTGCGCGTCCTGGGCCAAGATTGGGGAGAGACGGATGTAGCATCACCTCCAGTCGCAAAGCGGTCAGTTCCTGGACGTCGGTTTCAAACACCAAATCGTATCCCGCCCAAGCGTTGTCGCCGCTGGCCAGGATCGATCCATCGTCGAGTTCAGTAAGCTGGTCACCGCCACGAGAAATCAGTTCAATCGGCTGCAAATTGCGCCACTCCGCCTGTTGCCATCGCTCGATCGACCAAGGTTCCTCCGTCAATGCTCTCCAGCGGTCTAATGATGTGAGCGCCATCGGCTTCAGCGTTGGGTGTAATGCATCCAACATTCTGGCCGCCTCATCGACAGAGGTCGTACCGATCGTCAATCCCCACCTGGCAAAAGCGTCGCGGTAGGCGCTGTCTGGTTCAGCAACGCGGGGAAGGACCAGCACTTCATCAATTTTTTGCTCGTAGGCCTGCTCGCTGAACGAATGGAACTGACTGCGCGAGTTCTTCTGCTCCACGGTTCGCCAGTTCCGCTTTGCGCGATGTTCCATGTCTTGCTGCCAGGCAATTTCCAAATCCCGAATCAGTTGTTGGTCGCGTTTCAACCGCGTCAATCGGCTAGTGAGTTCTTCGACCTCCTCCTGCAGGCTCTTCGGATGTTCTCCGTTGGCAATTAGCTGACTAGCGCGGCCTACCGCTTCCAATGCTCGCTGGACGGCATTTTCATCTGGCGTGGATTCGGAGTCGATTTCGATGCTGGCGCGAGCCAAGGCAACCTCGGAGTTGACTTGATTGACCAGTTTTGAGCGCTGAATTTGAGATTCCAGTGCCTGTTGAGCCTCGCTGGCCGCCAACCGAGCCTGCTGATGTTGCAGCCACAGGTATCCGCCACCTCCCAGCCCCATGGCCAGCAGTAGCGTGGCGGCCAGGGCAAGCGTGACCCGGCGACGCTTGCTCTCTTCGCCCGCTTGAATGTCTGCTGCCACGCGGGCTAGCTCCACCTCGCGCATGCGAGTTTCGACCGATTCGATGTAGTTGCTCAGCCGCCTGGCCAGCACACCCGCGTCTCGAATTCGCTCTTCGGGCTCGGGCCGCAAGCAGTCC is part of the Pirellulaceae bacterium genome and harbors:
- a CDS encoding protein kinase; protein product: MTQNAKDLPSLFLAALELDSESTREKFIDQSCGENLELKQQLQALLLAHQQVGGFLNSPPSQLAMTLAEEAEPRKPAVAPSSPTGHSILKLIGQTAACEMPRVILDSSAGEISSPLVRTHSKELPSIEPGSRYQAHGEIARGGMGAILKGRDTDLGRDLAIKVLLEEHRGKPALVQRFVEEAQIGGQLQHPGIVPVYELGQFGDQRPYFSMKLVKGQTLAALLEERNGPESERVRFLGIFEQVCQTMAYSHSRKVIHRDLKPSNIMVGAFGEVQVMDWGLAKVLTEGGIADEKRSFDNRTRTSIIHTIRSLGSIDTPAGLGSGSNTQMGSVLGTPAYMPPEQALGEIDRLDERSDVFGLGAILCEILTGDPPYTGLNQTEVFRKASRAKLEECFERLDQPSIDAELRSIVVDCLRPEPEERIRDAGVLARRLSNYIESVETRMREVELARVAADIQAGEESKRRRVTLALAATLLLAMGLGGGGYLWLQHQQARLAASEAQQALESQIQRSKLVNQVNSEVALARASIEIDSESTPDENAVQRALEAVGRASQLIANGEHPKSLQEEVEELTSRLTRLKRDQQLIRDLEIAWQQDMEHRAKRNWRTVEQKNSRSQFHSFSEQAYEQKIDEVLVLPRVAEPDSAYRDAFARWGLTIGTTSVDEAARMLDALHPTLKPMALTSLDRWRALTEEPWSIERWQQAEWRNLQPIELISRGGDQLTELDDGSILASGDNAWAGYDLVFETDVQELTALRLEVMLHPSLPNLGPGRADDGMFGMHTLEVKFAPRDNLGARQQLSFCSATADYSEARRPIEVSRWHIGYGGGRPHVAVFQTAEAARSPHGFRIWISHGDRARDRWQYENLGRFRWSATGTSPSSTLTREGLSVILSVADADPWRQMVRQDLKNADLIALTKRISDLEELDRQPVQLLTQLASNLVHFEGRTLIEALPKDVRWISMENVKVESTHGSIPELQRSGSIVVSGPNPDSELLLIEGSLGLPRFSGVKLDLITTLDKPRRHWARINMSVCFREISVRIVNADGSTRSLSPKFVVSDHPHSQSLKDAIDGSEKTFALLNSPTLPARIVLGFDPIQVSTDQSVKVLISTGGIGSGGENLSRFRVSVTGDELLPDIYGSALKILERTVHRAPSDYWSRLALVEALLSDLVPQHVQAMRHATAAIALRPDHSSGYAALLRSIPIAQLADQPDYPRLVGDCITRLRELDAQHPVLAEFNRSLSDGIQVMASQEKNDQLAFIVDSLQEMQLPSETLDSLSHTFIRLAHYELALKVCHRLKDITPRRGNIANMMGVIYARMGDLKKANEMYQSELEFDPKSVLAHTNLAVALAAEGNLQKAIHHCQQAVDANPKYLRSYQIMGNSWMRLGEFQNAETAYRAGLEKDPSDTGLKLALASSLQKLGQSQESIQLRKSVIQGSPQVSAGELNNLAWQLVTVEDESLRDPQEAVELAEQAVKLDPQGTYFNTLGVAHYRAGNWQQAIEALNRSVESGGTPLGYNAFFLAMGHWQLEELAEAHSWYKKGLDWLNDNAIIAPEELRYSGNEEAQELLRGK